A region from the Biomphalaria glabrata chromosome 14, xgBioGlab47.1, whole genome shotgun sequence genome encodes:
- the LOC129922714 gene encoding putative uncharacterized protein DDB_G0282133 — protein MEQQAVNSLFHKNNKTVNSLFYKNNKTVNSLFHKNNKTVNSLFYKNNKTVNSLFHKNNKTVNSLFYKINKTVNSLFHKNNKTVNSLFYKNNKTVNSLFHKNNKTVNSLFYKNNKAVNSLFHKNNKAVNSLFYKNNKAVNSLFHKNNKAVNSLFHKNNKAVNSLFYKNNKTVNSLFYKNNKAVNSLFYKNNKAVNSLFYKNNKAVNSLFYKNNKTVNSLFYKNNKTVNSLFYKNNKTVNSLFYKNNKAVNSLFYKNNKAVNSLFYKNNKAVNSLFYKNNKTVNSLFYKNNKTVNSLFHKNNRQ, from the exons atgg AACAACAGGCAGTAAACTCTCTGTTTCACAAGAACAACAAGACAGTTAACTCTCTGTTTTACAAGAACAACAAGACAGTTAACTCTCTGTTTCACAAGAACAACAAGACAGTTAACTCTCTGTTTTACAAGAACAACAAGACAGTTAACTCTCTGTTTCACAAGAACAACAAGACAGTTAACTCTCTGTTTTACAAGATCAACAAGACAGTTAACTCTCTGTTTCACAAGAACAACAAGACAGTTAACTCTCTGTTTTACAAGAACAACAAGACAGTTAACTCTCTGTTTCACAAGAACAACAAGACAGTTAACTCTCTGTTTTACAAGAACAACAAGGCAGTTAACTCTCTGTTTCACAAGAACAACAAGGCAGTTAACTCTCTGTTTTACAAGAACAACAAGGCAGTTAACTCTCTGTTTCACAAGAACAACAAGGCAGTTAACTCTCTGTTTCACAAGAACAACAAGGCAGTTAACTCTCTGTTTTACAAGAACAACAAGACAGTTAACTCTCTGTTTTACAAGAACAACAAGGCAGTTAACTCTCTGTTTTACAAGAACAACAAGGCAGTTAACTCTCTGTTTTACAAGAACAACAAGGCAGTTAACTCTCTGTTTTACAAGAACAACAAGACAGTTAACTCTCTGTTTTACAAGAACAACAAGACAGTTAACTCTCTGTTTTACAAGAACAACAAGACAGTTAACTCTCTGTTTTACAAGAACAACAAGGCAGTTAACTCTCTGTTTTACAAGAACAACAAGGCAGTTAACTCTCTGTTTTACAAGAACAACAAGGCAGTTAACTCTCTGTTTTACAAGAACAACAAGACAGTTAACTCTCTGTTTTACAAGAACAACAAGACAGTTAACTCTCTGTTTCACAAGAACAACAGGCAGTAA
- the LOC129922715 gene encoding uncharacterized protein LOC129922715 — protein sequence MRGWIGKLTSVGRREGKVKLTSVGRREGKGKFTPVGRREGKGKLTSVGRREGKGKLTSVGRREGKGKLTSVGRREGKGKLTSVGRREGKGKLTSVDRREGKVKLTSVDRREGKGSLTSVGRREGKVKLTSVGRREGKVKLTSVGRREGKGKLTSVGRREGNGKLTSVGRRESKVKLTSVGRQEGKGKLTSVGRREGKVKLTSVGRREGKGKLTSVGRREGNGKLTSVGRREGKGSKSSGRERDKNRD from the coding sequence ATGCGTGGATGGATAGGTAAGCTTACATCTGTAGGCAGACGAGAAGGTAAAGTCAAGCTTACATCTGTAGGCAGACGAGAAGGTAAAGGCAAGTTTACACCTGTAGGCAGACGAGAAGGTAAAGGCAAGCTTACATCTGTAGGCAGACGAGAAGGTAAAGGCAAGCTTACATCTGTAGGCAGACGAGAAGGTAAAGGCAAGCTTACATCTGTAGGCAGACGAGAAGGTAAAGGCAAGCTTACATCTGTAGGCAGACGAGAAGGTAAAGGCAAGCTTACATCTGTAGACAGACGAGAAGGTAAAGTCAAGCTTACATCTGTAGACAGACGAGAAGGTAAAGGCAGCCTTACATCTGTAGGCAGACGAGAAGGTAAAGTCAAGCTTACATCTGTAGGCAGACGAGAAGGTAAAGTCAAGCTTACATCTGTAGGCAGACGAGAAGGTAAAGGCAAGCTTACATCTGTAGGCAGACGAGAAGGTAACGGCAAGCTTACATCTGTAGGCAGACGAGAAAGTAAAGTCAAGCTTACATCTGTAGGCAGACAAGAAGGTAAAGGCAAGCTTACATCTGTAGGCAGACGAGAAGGTAAAGTCAAGCTTACATCTGTAGGCAGACGAGAAGGTAAAGGCAAGCTTACATCTGTAGGCAGACGAGAAGGTAACGGCAAGCTTACATCTGTAGGCAGACGAGAAGGTAAAGGCAGTAAGTCAAGTGGCAGAGAAAGGGATAAAAACAGAGACTGA
- the LOC129922855 gene encoding uncharacterized protein LOC129922855 isoform X2: MIPGTYKLKLVDGTVRDYPLACVSIESDYIVGKYVVACFKDPVADLILGNVDINVSQEFDCAAVTRSAKDRENDSGPVNECGILEDCRDVLGTSDDFLCEQLSDPSLKDLWERHVDNCVDNKKNGSVEYKVFDRLLYRVFRGEFGEEERQLVVPSAKREIVLKTAHESMLAGHLSLRKTKSKIYKYFFWQGLDRDIKEFVRSCDICQKARVPRRCDRVELGQMNVVTTPFYKVATDIIGPLEITDNKNRYILTVVDVATRWPEAIPLRNINTETVIEALTNIFCRIGLPIEILSDQGPQFTSELYKQVCEFFSVKPVHSTIYHPSSNGMIERLNSTLKSFLRKVCQDSPHDWDRKVSAALFAYREVPNETMGLSPFELVYGRQMRGPLAILKQVFVNAEEETEYKNVFTYLVDLKQRLSEVTSIAKSNSDANKKKYKMQYDKYSSRRDINEGDCVLVLKPHRDNKLSVFWQGPYKVVNKISKFNYVVEKENKIKVYHINRLMKYHCRVREVSNSNVETEDTNELLSANMVSVVGEEEVDEQDGENEDVMANIPTLEIRSEEMSGGNVLTQVKINPDLNAIQKKQVDDILSEFKDIISDIPGRAKVEEFKIKLVDTKPVTLKPYAVPIHLRDKVKQEIDSMLDLGIIGPTDSPYAAPVVIIKKKDGTLRPCIDFRKLNNVTEIPAEVIPEQEDLFNMLYKAKYFTLLDLTKGYWQIPICETSKPFTAFRVLGEHYMFHYLPFGLSGAPNHFNKIVKRMLRGLENVLFYFDDICIFSEDWDRHIESVRNVFSALRKNGFTLKPAKLDVGFTNVKFLGHSVGQGVVKPDHSNVKKILEFKTPSTKKELRGLIGLINYYSRFIPKHADLVFPFTELLRRGKSMRVDWSCECAEALKRVQACLWS, from the exons ATGATTCCTGGTACTTACAAATTAAAGCTTGTCGATGGGACAGTCAGGGATTACCCATTGGCGTGTGTAAGTATTGAGTCGGATTACATTGTTGGGAAATATGTGGTTGCTTGTTTTAAAGACCCTGTTGCAGATTTGATTCTTGGGAATGTTGATATTAATGTGAGTCAGGAGTTTGATTGCGCAGCAGTAACTAGGTCAgcgaaagatagagagaatgatAGTGGCCCTGTAAATGAGTGTGGAATATTGGAAGATTGTCGTGATGTTTTAGGTACGAGTGATGATTTTTTATGTGAACAGTTGAGTGATCCGTCTTTGAAAGATCTATGGGAGCGACATGTGGATAATTGTGTAGATAATAAAAAGAATGGAAGTGTGGAATATAAAGTGTTTGATAGACTATTGTACAGAGTGTTTAGGGGAGAGTTTGGTGAGGAAGAAAGACAGTTAGTTGTACCCTCAGCTAAGAGAGAAATTGTGTTGAAAACTGCTCATGAGAGTATGTTAGCAGGGCATTTGTCATTAAGAAAGACTAAAAGTaaaatctacaaatattttttctggcAAGGtttagatagagacataaaagAGTTTGTGAGGTCGTGTGATATTTGTCAGAAAGCTAGAGTGCCGCGTCGTTGTGACAGAGTGGAGCTAGGCCAAATGAATGTTGTTACCACTCCATTTTACAAAGTTGCTACAGATATTATTGGGCCATTGGAGATAACTGACAATAAGAATAGGTATATTTTGACAGTGGTAGATGTCGCTACCAGATGGCCAGAAGCGATACCTCTGAGGAATATAAATACAGAAACAGTTATTGAGGCACTAACTAATATTTTTTGTAGAATAGGGCTACCTATAGAAATATTAAGTGATCAAGGCCCCCAGTTTACCTCCGAATTGTACAAACAGGTGTGCGAATTTTTCTCAGTTAAACCCGTGCACTCCACTATATACcaccccagctctaatggtatgATAGAAAGGCTCAATTCTactttaaaatcctttttaaggAAAGTATGTCAGGATAGCCCTCATGATTGGGACCGGAAAGTTAGTGCAGCATTGTTCGCCTACCGAGAGGTACCTAATGAGACAATGGGGTTGTCGCCATTTGAGCTTGTCTATGGGAGACAAATGAGAGGCCCACTGGCTATTTTGAAGCAAGTATTTGTAAATGCTGAAGAAGAAACTGAatataagaatgtgttcacttATTTAGTGGActtaaaacaaagattatcaGAGGTGACTTCTATTGCTAAATCTAACAGCGATGCAAACAAAAAGAAGTACAAGATGCAATATGACAAATATTCGTCTAGACGAGACATTAATGAGGGTGACTGTGTTTTAGTCCTCAAGCCACACAGAGACAATAAGCTGTCCGTGTTTTGGCAAGGCCCGTATAAGGTTGTgaataaaatatcaaaattcAATTACGTGGTTGagaaagaaaataagataaaGGTGTATCACATAAACCGACTCATGAAATATCACTGTAGGGTAAGGGAAGTAAGCAATTCAAACGTTGAAACTGAGGATACAAATGAACTTTTATCAGCTAACATGGTATCAGTTGTGGGGGAAGAAGAAGTTGATGAGCAGGATGGGGAGAATGAAGATGTAATGGCTAACATCCCAACGCTAGAGATTAGGTCGGAAGAGATGAGTGGCGGGAATGTGTTGACGCAGGTCAAAATTAATCCCGATTTGAATGCTATACAAAAGAAGCAAGTTGATGACATTTTGAGTGAATTTAAAGACATAATATCTGATATTCCTGGTAGAGCCAAGGTCGAagagtttaaaattaaattggttGATACGAAACCTGTGACTTTAAAACCATATGCGGTACCTATCCACTTAAGAGATAAAGTTAAGCAAGAGATTGACAGCATGTTGGATTTGGGAATTATAGGGCCAACAGACTCCCCCTATGCAGCGCCCgttgttataataaaaaagaaagacggAACTTTGCGACCTTGTAttgattttagaaaattaaataatgttaCTGAAATACCCGCTGAGGTAATTCCCGAACAAGAAGATTTGTTCAACATGCTATATAAAGCTAAGTACTTTACGTTACTGGATCTGACTAAGGGTTACTGGCAAATTCCAATTTGTGAAACAAGCAAACCATTTACAGCATTTAGAGTTTTGGGAGAACATTATATGTTCCATTATTTACCCTTTGGATTAAGCGGTGCTCCTAATCACTTTAACAAGATTGTTAAGCGCATGTTAAGaggtttagaaaatgtattgttttatttcgatGACATTTGTATTTTCAGTGAGGACTGGGACAGACACATTGAAAGTGTTCGTAATGTATTTAGTGCTTTAAGAAAGAATGGATTTACATTAAAACCCGCCAAATTGGATGTGGGCTTTACTAATGTAAAATTTCTAGGTCATAGTGTCGGACAGGGAGTTGTCAAACCTGATCATAGTAATGTGAAAAAGATTTTGGAATTTAAGACTCCAAGTACAAAAAAGGAACTTCGTGGTTTGATTGGGTTAATTAACTACTACAGTAGGTTTATACCAAAACACGCGGATTTAGTTTTTCCTTTTACGGAATTATTACGTCGTGGAAAATCCATGAGAGTCGactggagctgtgagtgtgCGGAGGCATTGAAGAGAGTACAGGCCTGTCTAT ggagttag
- the LOC129922855 gene encoding uncharacterized protein LOC129922855 isoform X1 → MIPGTYKLKLVDGTVRDYPLACVSIESDYIVGKYVVACFKDPVADLILGNVDINVSQEFDCAAVTRSAKDRENDSGPVNECGILEDCRDVLGTSDDFLCEQLSDPSLKDLWERHVDNCVDNKKNGSVEYKVFDRLLYRVFRGEFGEEERQLVVPSAKREIVLKTAHESMLAGHLSLRKTKSKIYKYFFWQGLDRDIKEFVRSCDICQKARVPRRCDRVELGQMNVVTTPFYKVATDIIGPLEITDNKNRYILTVVDVATRWPEAIPLRNINTETVIEALTNIFCRIGLPIEILSDQGPQFTSELYKQVCEFFSVKPVHSTIYHPSSNGMIERLNSTLKSFLRKVCQDSPHDWDRKVSAALFAYREVPNETMGLSPFELVYGRQMRGPLAILKQVFVNAEEETEYKNVFTYLVDLKQRLSEVTSIAKSNSDANKKKYKMQYDKYSSRRDINEGDCVLVLKPHRDNKLSVFWQGPYKVVNKISKFNYVVEKENKIKVYHINRLMKYHCRVREVSNSNVETEDTNELLSANMVSVVGEEEVDEQDGENEDVMANIPTLEIRSEEMSGGNVLTQVKINPDLNAIQKKQVDDILSEFKDIISDIPGRAKVEEFKIKLVDTKPVTLKPYAVPIHLRDKVKQEIDSMLDLGIIGPTDSPYAAPVVIIKKKDGTLRPCIDFRKLNNVTEIPAEVIPEQEDLFNMLYKAKYFTLLDLTKGYWQIPICETSKPFTAFRVLGEHYMFHYLPFGLSGAPNHFNKIVKRMLRGLENVLFYFDDICIFSEDWDRHIESVRNVFSALRKNGFTLKPAKLDVGFTNVKFLGHSVGQGVVKPDHSNVKKILEFKTPSTKKELRGLIGLINYYSRFIPKHADLVFPFTELLRRGKSMRVDWSCECAEALKRVQACLCKYPILRLPDFSIPFYLQTDASDKGISGILSQCVNGMLHPIKFVSRKLLPREQKYSIIEREGLAIVYAIKKLDRYLAGKKFHLQTDHKALSYLRSTNFTNARITRWALMLQDYSFDVVHVKGEDNLLADLCSRLL, encoded by the coding sequence ATGATTCCTGGTACTTACAAATTAAAGCTTGTCGATGGGACAGTCAGGGATTACCCATTGGCGTGTGTAAGTATTGAGTCGGATTACATTGTTGGGAAATATGTGGTTGCTTGTTTTAAAGACCCTGTTGCAGATTTGATTCTTGGGAATGTTGATATTAATGTGAGTCAGGAGTTTGATTGCGCAGCAGTAACTAGGTCAgcgaaagatagagagaatgatAGTGGCCCTGTAAATGAGTGTGGAATATTGGAAGATTGTCGTGATGTTTTAGGTACGAGTGATGATTTTTTATGTGAACAGTTGAGTGATCCGTCTTTGAAAGATCTATGGGAGCGACATGTGGATAATTGTGTAGATAATAAAAAGAATGGAAGTGTGGAATATAAAGTGTTTGATAGACTATTGTACAGAGTGTTTAGGGGAGAGTTTGGTGAGGAAGAAAGACAGTTAGTTGTACCCTCAGCTAAGAGAGAAATTGTGTTGAAAACTGCTCATGAGAGTATGTTAGCAGGGCATTTGTCATTAAGAAAGACTAAAAGTaaaatctacaaatattttttctggcAAGGtttagatagagacataaaagAGTTTGTGAGGTCGTGTGATATTTGTCAGAAAGCTAGAGTGCCGCGTCGTTGTGACAGAGTGGAGCTAGGCCAAATGAATGTTGTTACCACTCCATTTTACAAAGTTGCTACAGATATTATTGGGCCATTGGAGATAACTGACAATAAGAATAGGTATATTTTGACAGTGGTAGATGTCGCTACCAGATGGCCAGAAGCGATACCTCTGAGGAATATAAATACAGAAACAGTTATTGAGGCACTAACTAATATTTTTTGTAGAATAGGGCTACCTATAGAAATATTAAGTGATCAAGGCCCCCAGTTTACCTCCGAATTGTACAAACAGGTGTGCGAATTTTTCTCAGTTAAACCCGTGCACTCCACTATATACcaccccagctctaatggtatgATAGAAAGGCTCAATTCTactttaaaatcctttttaaggAAAGTATGTCAGGATAGCCCTCATGATTGGGACCGGAAAGTTAGTGCAGCATTGTTCGCCTACCGAGAGGTACCTAATGAGACAATGGGGTTGTCGCCATTTGAGCTTGTCTATGGGAGACAAATGAGAGGCCCACTGGCTATTTTGAAGCAAGTATTTGTAAATGCTGAAGAAGAAACTGAatataagaatgtgttcacttATTTAGTGGActtaaaacaaagattatcaGAGGTGACTTCTATTGCTAAATCTAACAGCGATGCAAACAAAAAGAAGTACAAGATGCAATATGACAAATATTCGTCTAGACGAGACATTAATGAGGGTGACTGTGTTTTAGTCCTCAAGCCACACAGAGACAATAAGCTGTCCGTGTTTTGGCAAGGCCCGTATAAGGTTGTgaataaaatatcaaaattcAATTACGTGGTTGagaaagaaaataagataaaGGTGTATCACATAAACCGACTCATGAAATATCACTGTAGGGTAAGGGAAGTAAGCAATTCAAACGTTGAAACTGAGGATACAAATGAACTTTTATCAGCTAACATGGTATCAGTTGTGGGGGAAGAAGAAGTTGATGAGCAGGATGGGGAGAATGAAGATGTAATGGCTAACATCCCAACGCTAGAGATTAGGTCGGAAGAGATGAGTGGCGGGAATGTGTTGACGCAGGTCAAAATTAATCCCGATTTGAATGCTATACAAAAGAAGCAAGTTGATGACATTTTGAGTGAATTTAAAGACATAATATCTGATATTCCTGGTAGAGCCAAGGTCGAagagtttaaaattaaattggttGATACGAAACCTGTGACTTTAAAACCATATGCGGTACCTATCCACTTAAGAGATAAAGTTAAGCAAGAGATTGACAGCATGTTGGATTTGGGAATTATAGGGCCAACAGACTCCCCCTATGCAGCGCCCgttgttataataaaaaagaaagacggAACTTTGCGACCTTGTAttgattttagaaaattaaataatgttaCTGAAATACCCGCTGAGGTAATTCCCGAACAAGAAGATTTGTTCAACATGCTATATAAAGCTAAGTACTTTACGTTACTGGATCTGACTAAGGGTTACTGGCAAATTCCAATTTGTGAAACAAGCAAACCATTTACAGCATTTAGAGTTTTGGGAGAACATTATATGTTCCATTATTTACCCTTTGGATTAAGCGGTGCTCCTAATCACTTTAACAAGATTGTTAAGCGCATGTTAAGaggtttagaaaatgtattgttttatttcgatGACATTTGTATTTTCAGTGAGGACTGGGACAGACACATTGAAAGTGTTCGTAATGTATTTAGTGCTTTAAGAAAGAATGGATTTACATTAAAACCCGCCAAATTGGATGTGGGCTTTACTAATGTAAAATTTCTAGGTCATAGTGTCGGACAGGGAGTTGTCAAACCTGATCATAGTAATGTGAAAAAGATTTTGGAATTTAAGACTCCAAGTACAAAAAAGGAACTTCGTGGTTTGATTGGGTTAATTAACTACTACAGTAGGTTTATACCAAAACACGCGGATTTAGTTTTTCCTTTTACGGAATTATTACGTCGTGGAAAATCCATGAGAGTCGactggagctgtgagtgtgCGGAGGCATTGAAGAGAGTACAGGCCTGTCTATGTAAGTATCCTATTCTTCGTTTGCCTGATTTTTCTATACCGTTCTATCTCCAGACTGATGCCTCAGACAAAGGGATCTCTGGCATTCTTAGCCAGTGTGTGAATGGTATGTTGCATCCTATAAAATTTGTGAGCCGTAAGTTGTTGCCTCGGGAGCAGAAGTATTCTATCATTGAACGGGAAGGATTGGCCATTGtatatgcaataaaaaaattggaCAGGTATCTGGCCGGAAAAAAATTTCATCTCCAGACTGACCACAAGGCTTTATCTTACCTTAGAAGCACTAACTTTACCAATGCACGTATTACAAGATGGGCGCTGATGTTGCAGGATTATTCCTTTGATGTTGTTCATGTCAAAGGGGAGGACAATCTGCTTGCTGATCTGTGTTCAAGATTACTATAG
- the LOC129922855 gene encoding uncharacterized protein LOC129922855 isoform X3, which yields MIPGTYKLKLVDGTVRDYPLACVSIESDYIVGKYVVACFKDPVADLILGNVDINVSQEFDCAAVTRSAKDRENDSGPVNECGILEDCRDVLGTSDDFLCEQLSDPSLKDLWERHVDNCVDNKKNGSVEYKVFDRLLYRVFRGEFGEEERQLVVPSAKREIVLKTAHESMLAGHLSLRKTKSKIYKYFFWQGLDRDIKEFVRSCDICQKARVPRRCDRVELGQMNVVTTPFYKVATDIIGPLEITDNKNRYILTVVDVATRWPEAIPLRNINTETVIEALTNIFCRIGLPIEILSDQGPQFTSELYKQVCEFFSVKPVHSTIYHPSSNGMIERLNSTLKSFLRKVCQDSPHDWDRKVSAALFAYREVPNETMGLSPFELVYGRQMRGPLAILKQVFVNAEEETEYKNVFTYLVDLKQRLSEVTSIAKSNSDANKKKYKMQYDKYSSRRDINEGDCVLVLKPHRDNKLSVFWQGPYKVVNKISKFNYVVEKENKIKVYHINRLMKYHCRVREVSNSNVETEDTNELLSANMVSVVGEEEVDEQDGENEDVMANIPTLEIRSEEMSGGNVLTQVKINPDLNAIQKKQVDDILSEFKDIISDIPGRAKVEEFKIKLVDTKPVTLKPYAVPIHLRDKVKQEIDSMLDLGIIGPTDSPYAAPVVIIKKKDGTLRPCIDFRKLNNVTEIPAEVIPEQEDLFNMLYKAKYFTLLDLTKGYWQIPICETSKPFTAFRVLGEHYMFHYLPFGLSGAPNHFNKIVKRMLRGLENVLFYFDDICIFSEDWDRHIESVRNVFSALRKNGFTLKPAKLDVGFTNVKFLGHSVGQGVVKPDHSNVKKILEFKTPSTKKELRGLIGLINYYSRFIPKHADLVFPFTELLRRGKSMRVDWSCECAEALKRVQACLY from the exons ATGATTCCTGGTACTTACAAATTAAAGCTTGTCGATGGGACAGTCAGGGATTACCCATTGGCGTGTGTAAGTATTGAGTCGGATTACATTGTTGGGAAATATGTGGTTGCTTGTTTTAAAGACCCTGTTGCAGATTTGATTCTTGGGAATGTTGATATTAATGTGAGTCAGGAGTTTGATTGCGCAGCAGTAACTAGGTCAgcgaaagatagagagaatgatAGTGGCCCTGTAAATGAGTGTGGAATATTGGAAGATTGTCGTGATGTTTTAGGTACGAGTGATGATTTTTTATGTGAACAGTTGAGTGATCCGTCTTTGAAAGATCTATGGGAGCGACATGTGGATAATTGTGTAGATAATAAAAAGAATGGAAGTGTGGAATATAAAGTGTTTGATAGACTATTGTACAGAGTGTTTAGGGGAGAGTTTGGTGAGGAAGAAAGACAGTTAGTTGTACCCTCAGCTAAGAGAGAAATTGTGTTGAAAACTGCTCATGAGAGTATGTTAGCAGGGCATTTGTCATTAAGAAAGACTAAAAGTaaaatctacaaatattttttctggcAAGGtttagatagagacataaaagAGTTTGTGAGGTCGTGTGATATTTGTCAGAAAGCTAGAGTGCCGCGTCGTTGTGACAGAGTGGAGCTAGGCCAAATGAATGTTGTTACCACTCCATTTTACAAAGTTGCTACAGATATTATTGGGCCATTGGAGATAACTGACAATAAGAATAGGTATATTTTGACAGTGGTAGATGTCGCTACCAGATGGCCAGAAGCGATACCTCTGAGGAATATAAATACAGAAACAGTTATTGAGGCACTAACTAATATTTTTTGTAGAATAGGGCTACCTATAGAAATATTAAGTGATCAAGGCCCCCAGTTTACCTCCGAATTGTACAAACAGGTGTGCGAATTTTTCTCAGTTAAACCCGTGCACTCCACTATATACcaccccagctctaatggtatgATAGAAAGGCTCAATTCTactttaaaatcctttttaaggAAAGTATGTCAGGATAGCCCTCATGATTGGGACCGGAAAGTTAGTGCAGCATTGTTCGCCTACCGAGAGGTACCTAATGAGACAATGGGGTTGTCGCCATTTGAGCTTGTCTATGGGAGACAAATGAGAGGCCCACTGGCTATTTTGAAGCAAGTATTTGTAAATGCTGAAGAAGAAACTGAatataagaatgtgttcacttATTTAGTGGActtaaaacaaagattatcaGAGGTGACTTCTATTGCTAAATCTAACAGCGATGCAAACAAAAAGAAGTACAAGATGCAATATGACAAATATTCGTCTAGACGAGACATTAATGAGGGTGACTGTGTTTTAGTCCTCAAGCCACACAGAGACAATAAGCTGTCCGTGTTTTGGCAAGGCCCGTATAAGGTTGTgaataaaatatcaaaattcAATTACGTGGTTGagaaagaaaataagataaaGGTGTATCACATAAACCGACTCATGAAATATCACTGTAGGGTAAGGGAAGTAAGCAATTCAAACGTTGAAACTGAGGATACAAATGAACTTTTATCAGCTAACATGGTATCAGTTGTGGGGGAAGAAGAAGTTGATGAGCAGGATGGGGAGAATGAAGATGTAATGGCTAACATCCCAACGCTAGAGATTAGGTCGGAAGAGATGAGTGGCGGGAATGTGTTGACGCAGGTCAAAATTAATCCCGATTTGAATGCTATACAAAAGAAGCAAGTTGATGACATTTTGAGTGAATTTAAAGACATAATATCTGATATTCCTGGTAGAGCCAAGGTCGAagagtttaaaattaaattggttGATACGAAACCTGTGACTTTAAAACCATATGCGGTACCTATCCACTTAAGAGATAAAGTTAAGCAAGAGATTGACAGCATGTTGGATTTGGGAATTATAGGGCCAACAGACTCCCCCTATGCAGCGCCCgttgttataataaaaaagaaagacggAACTTTGCGACCTTGTAttgattttagaaaattaaataatgttaCTGAAATACCCGCTGAGGTAATTCCCGAACAAGAAGATTTGTTCAACATGCTATATAAAGCTAAGTACTTTACGTTACTGGATCTGACTAAGGGTTACTGGCAAATTCCAATTTGTGAAACAAGCAAACCATTTACAGCATTTAGAGTTTTGGGAGAACATTATATGTTCCATTATTTACCCTTTGGATTAAGCGGTGCTCCTAATCACTTTAACAAGATTGTTAAGCGCATGTTAAGaggtttagaaaatgtattgttttatttcgatGACATTTGTATTTTCAGTGAGGACTGGGACAGACACATTGAAAGTGTTCGTAATGTATTTAGTGCTTTAAGAAAGAATGGATTTACATTAAAACCCGCCAAATTGGATGTGGGCTTTACTAATGTAAAATTTCTAGGTCATAGTGTCGGACAGGGAGTTGTCAAACCTGATCATAGTAATGTGAAAAAGATTTTGGAATTTAAGACTCCAAGTACAAAAAAGGAACTTCGTGGTTTGATTGGGTTAATTAACTACTACAGTAGGTTTATACCAAAACACGCGGATTTAGTTTTTCCTTTTACGGAATTATTACGTCGTGGAAAATCCATGAGAGTCGactggagctgtgagtgtgCGGAGGCATTGAAGAGAGTACAGGCCTGTCTAT ACTGA